A window of the Planococcus citri chromosome 4, ihPlaCitr1.1, whole genome shotgun sequence genome harbors these coding sequences:
- the msps gene encoding protein mini spindles isoform X1 — translation MDEDSDYIKLPLDERCVHKSWKARVHGYEEATKQFRKIADEKSPEWSKYLGLIKKFVGDSNVAAQEKGLEASLAYIENAFVAGKTVNEVMPIIVTKCIGATKAKIKDLATQICLMYIEIEKQEVVLEELMKGTEHKNPKISAACVAAITQSLKEFGSKVINMKVLLKRLPTLLEDRDKNVRDESKVLSVEIFKWIGPVLKSQLSSLKPVQLQELDSEFEKVKSEKPTVQRYLRSQQAKQLKLAENADEDDEGEDVPDNDAAEEIDPIDLIQAVDILSQLPKDFYEKIEAKKWQERKEALDAVEQLLTNAPKLESGDYGDLVRALKKVITKDTNVILVGIAAKCMAMLAKGLKKKFTPYASNCLGSLLEKFKEKKQNVVVPLRDAVDAVYDSMTLENAQEDIITSMESKNPAVKAETVAFLARCFTKCTPLILNKKLLKAFTTALLKTLNESDPIVRDNSAEAIGTAWKVVGEKVISPFLSDVDNLKITKIKEASEKAVILVKPKIVKKAEPPPPAVSKPTVDRPKAGSANPKPVKRPVNKTGTFIKKSSSNTNLSNKAPKSTKPIPERELTEEDVAEKAVEIFPDAVISGLSDGNWKTRLSSVEQFSEIIGTLNSADVQSQLLIKLLSKKPGFKDNNFQVLKLRLECLKIISENFTLTSTAAAVCLTDLVSLLGDAKNNGLATEVLLLFADNLKLDYVSTEVLEFAFSQQKNPKVQQEALLWLSNAILEFGFIIQPKSLMDNVKKAVAASNPNVRSAVITLLGTMYLYMGPQLGLFFENEKPALLQQINAEFEKHEGEKPPSPKRGKLKGHSNGTEDETFAEEAPQIPNIQDMVPRVDISSKITHSLVNELKDKDWKVRTEAINKLQEIISEARFITSNLGEAVPAIAERLTDSNGRLAATTVTLCESIAVAMGSSCKPYVREFFPGFLQGLGDNKNYLRAAAIKCINTWGDTCGYLPFFEGEMIASALKSGSPTLRCELWAWLAEKLPNLKQVPKDELLACLSFLYNNLEDRNSDVRKNANEAVFGFMIHLGYPCMFQACEKLKPVSVHVVKNLLDKARGNLPDIPTPAPKASKQPASKPASAGASQNSSAKARTVIAASKGSATVTRKKKEEEVDSTPLLKVNNLKMQRTLDENKLKVLKWNFTTPREEFIEQLKDQMNTAGVNKLLVTNMFHPDFKFHLKALDALYEDASVNTPALMSNLDLILKWLTIRFFDTNPSVLLKGLEFLQLVFRLLAEEGYNMAEAEAASFLPYLVLKAGDPKDTVRNNVKDIFDAIGSVYPISKLFTYVMDGIKSKNARQRTGCLEQLSKMIENYGLSVCQPTPAAALKEIAKQISDRDNSVRNAALNCVIAAYFIVGDKVRNMIGQISDKDMSLLEERIKRASRTRPNIPVATVKPTQISPMKRASQYEPQPVHQINTATYDSHSDEEMPADEDMDTYRDDDDDDESEETPPAQVSPPQPPIIQPRKQFSLELERAEDIALIEENSNTTWTHSPCLSEELPDVFSDTKFYNVTVINRVKRFGLDNQVIEALEAQAINHPKPNLYEYDSNYFQEPVLPMRQIVSPSYSCNTQTITRIRTSPSKPNSLEAWITTIGSSDLTDVLKAIDEVEPTLTSEEKRKELNGLEGLLISQIVSQLSSLSTLNDPEVTRCYKALFSLLIKIFSSSYAEKVGESNLQQLLMLLIELLIEKRLEKAESSTVFQKAVNNLVLRILEKSDHTAVICALLRLLYDSVSSSNTNQHYQELIMKCTWKTLKYIPEWDTELEYDKILIEVHRFLNDFPSTWWKKQQNDTPLRTYKTIVHAMVQTRGIEVLSVISIIPGVTQQSELLHYVNKLLRHMKLDEKKDDIPDKTRYHIPRGLHEELTQILKKIGDQNETQQGLRMLYEFKKNHPEININSILGKTSKFFQQYVTRGLDSIQAEKEGDLCNNGLKTSDDNDNENPFTVSGIEKGAGESVEAQNYAHKLKLYQMQVGWDQQKKPGSAPSVNAEQSSNLIPTLRIMSPPQRLFRDADGDGTTSLEQLQRKLSEIRTGKV, via the exons ATGGATGAAGATTCAGACTATATTAAATTACCATTAGATGAACGATGTGTTCATAAA TCATGGAAGGCTCGTGTTCATGGTTACGAAGAGGCGACTAAACAGTTTCGTAAAATCGCCGATGAAAAATCTCCTGAATGGAGTAAGTATTTaggtttgattaaaaaatttgtcgGCGATAGTAACGTAGCTGCTCAAGAGAAGGGCTTGGAAGCGTCGTTGGCGTACATCGAGAATGCCTTCGTTGCCGGAAA GACTGTTAACGAAGTGATGCCGATTATCGTTACAAAATGTATCGGCGCGACGAAAGCGAAAATCAAGGATCTAGCTACCCAAATTTGCCTCATGtatatagaaattgaaaaacaagaaGTCGTTTTAGAAGAACTTATGAAAGGAACGGAACACAAAAATCCAAAGATTTCTGCGGCTTGTGTTGCTGCCATTACACAAAGTTTAAA AGAATTCGGTAGTAAAGTTATCAACATGAAAGTATTATTGAAACGACTGCCGACGCTATTAGAAGATCGTGATAAGAATGTCAGGGATGAAAGTAAAGTTTTAtctgtcgaaattttcaaatggatcGGACCTGTTCTGAAATCGCAGCTTTCTTCGTTAAAGCCAGTACAG CTACAAGAATTGGACTCGGAATTTGAAAAGGTTAAATCGGAAAAACCTACCGTTCAACGCTACCTTCGATCTCAGCAAGCGAAACAGTTAAAATTGGCCGAAAACGCCGACGAAGACGATGAAGGCGAAGATGTACCCGATAACGACGCAGCCGAAGAAATCGATCCGATAGATTTGATTCAAGCGGTAGATATTTTATCTCAACTGCCGAaagatttttacgaaaaaatcgaGGCTAAGAAATGGCAAGAGCGTAAAGAAGCTCTAGATGCTGTGGAACAGCTTCTAACGAATGCCCCTAAGCTGGAAAGTGGCGATTACGGAGATTTGGTGCGCGCTTTGAAAAAA GTTATTACTAAAGATACCAACGTCATATTAGTCGGCATTGCTGCCAAATGTATGGCAATGTTGGCTAAAGGGTTAAAAAAGAAGTTCACACCGTACGCGTCCAACTGTCTAGGCTCGctgctggaaaaattcaaagagaaaaaacaaaacgtcGTCGTACCGTTGCGTGACGCTGTTGATGCGGTTTACGATAGC ATGACTTTGGAAAACGCCCAAGAAGATATTATAACCTCCATGGAGAGTAAAAATCCCGCCGTTAAGGCCGAAACAGTTGCATTTTTAGCCAGATGTTTTACGAAATGTACTCCTTTGATTTTAAACAAGAAATTACTTAAGGCTTTTACTACGGCGTTATTAAAAACGTTGAACGAATCCG atCCAATCGTTCGAGACAATTCAGCCGAAGCGATCGGTACAGCGTGGAAAGTCGTCGGCGAGAAGGTAATCTCGCCTTTCTTGAGCGACGtggataatttaaaaataacgaaG atcaaGGAAGCTTCAGAAAAAGCGGTAATCTTGGTGAAACCGAAAATTGTAAAGAAAGCAGAACCGCCGCCGCCCGCTGTTTCCAAGCCCACTGTGGACAGACCGAAGGCCGGCAGCGCTAATCCTAAACCGGTCAAGAGACCGGTTAACAAAACGGGAacgtttatcaaaaaatcgtcGTCTAATACCAATCTTA GTAACAAAGCTCCAAAATCTACAAAACCCATACCCGAAAGAGAATTGACCGAAGAAGACGTAGCCGAAAAAGCGGTCGAAATTTTCCCTGATGCCGTAATATCCGGCTTATCGGACGGAAATTGGAAAACTAGATTATCTTCGGTCGAGCAATTCAGCGAAATTATCGGCACGCTGAACAGCGCCGATGTTCAAAGCCAGCTCCTCATTAAATTATTAAGCAAGAAACCGGGATTCAAAGATAATAATTTCCAggttttaaaattgagattagaatgcttgaaaattatttcggaaAATTTCACTCTCACCAG TACCGCGGCAGCTGTTTGTTTAACCGATTTAGTTTCCTTATTGGGCGATGCTAAAAATAATGGCTTGGCTACCGAGGTTTTGTTGCTATTCGCCGACAACTTGAAGCTTGATTACGTCTCAACAGAAGTATTGGAATTCGCATTTTCGCAGCAGAAAAATCCCAAGGTGCAACAAGAAGCTTTGTTATGGCTGTCAAACGCTATATTGGAATTTGGATTCAT AATTCAACCGAAATCGTTGATGGATAACGTGAAGAAAGCTGTTGCGGCGTCCAATCCGAACGTACGCAGCGCTGTCATAACATTACTCGGCACAATGTACTTATATATGGGTCCTCAATTAGGTCTGTTCTTCGAGAATGAAAAACCCGCGCTGCTACAACAAATCAACGCCGAATTCGAAAAA CACGAAGGAGAAAAGCCACCGAGTCCGAAACGTGGTAAATTGAAGGGCCACTCGAACGGCACCGAAGACGAAACATTCGCCGAAGAAGCTCCTCAAATTCCAAACATTCAAGACATGGTTCCTCGCGTCGATATCTCATCTAAAATCACTCATTCGCTGGTGAACGAGTTGAAAGACAAAGATTGGAAAGTACGAACCGAAGCCATCAATAAATTACAAGAGATCATCTCCGAAGCTAGATTCATTACGAGTAATCTCGGCGAAGCGGTTCCGGCCATCGCCGAAAGACTGACTGATTCGAACGGTAGACTGGCGGCTACTACTGTCACACTTTGCGAGTCTATCGCGGTCGCTATGGGATCCTCTTGTAAACCGTACGTTCGAGAATTCTTCCCAGGATTTTTACAAGGATTAGGTGATAATAAA AATTACTTGCGAGCCGCGGCGATTAAATGCATCAATACGTGGGGCGACACGTGCGGCTATCTGCCATTTTTCGAAGGCGAAATGATCGCCTCAGCGTTGAAATCCGGATCGCCCACGTTACGTTGCGAATTATGGGCTTGGTTAGCCGAAAAGTTACCAAATT TGAAACAAGTTCCAAAAGACGAATTACTGGCTTGTCTCTCGTTCCTGTACAATAATCTGGAGGATCGTAACTCGGACGTACGTAAAAACGCCAACGAAGCTGTGTTCGGTTTCATGATCCATCTGGGTTATCCGTGCATGTTCCAAGCGTGCGAAAAACTCaaa CCTGTGTCTGTGCACGTggtgaaaaatctgctggataaAGCTCGCGGTAATTTACCAGATATTCCCACACCGGCCCCTAAAGCTTCGAAACAACCTGCTTCTAAACCGGCCAGTGCTGGCGCATCTCAGAATAGCTCGGCTAAGGCGAGAACGGTTATAGCTGCTTCGAAA gGCAGTGCTACTGTTACCaggaagaagaaagaagaagagGTTGATTCTACGCCTTTACtcaaagtgaataatttgaaaatgcaacGTACTCTAGATGAGAACAAACTAAAG GTTTTAAAATGGAACTTTACGACACCGAGAGAAGAATTCATCGAACAGTTGAAAGATCAGATGAACACAGCCGGCGTTAATAAGTTACTCGTCACGAATATGTTTCATCCCGATTTCAAATTCCATCTGAAGGCACTCGATGCTTTATAcgaa GATGCCTCTGTTAACACGCCAGCTCTAATGAGTAATCTTGATTTAATACTGAAATGGTTGACGATTCGATTCTTCGACACGAATCCATCGGTTTTACTAAAAGGTTTGGAATTCTTACAATTAGTCTTCAGGCTATTGGCTGAAGAAGGATACAACATGGCCGAAGCAGAAGCTGCTAGTTTCTTACCATATTTAGTTCTCAAG gccgGAGACCCTAAAGATACGGTTAGAAATAACGTTAAAGATATATTCGACGCGATCGGTTCCGTGTATCCGATCAGTAAACTATTCACATACGTCATGGATGGCATTAAATCGAAAAACGCGCGTCAAAGAACAG GCTGCCTGGAACAATTGagtaaaatgatcgaaaattacGGTTTATCGGTTTGTCAACCTACTCCGGCTGCGGCTCTGAAAGAAATAGCGAAACAGATCAGCGATAGAGATAACTCGGTGCGTAACGCTGCGCTGAATTGCGTAATAGCAGCGTACTTCATTGTGGGCGATAAAGTCAGAAATATGATCGGACAA ATATCAGATAAGGATATGTCGCTGCTAGAAGAGCGTATCAAACGTGCCTCGAGAACACGTCCCAATATACCGGTTGCTACGGTCAAACCGACGCAGATATCGCCGATGAAACGTGCCTCGCAATACGAACCGCAGCCTGTTCATCAGATCAATACGGCTACCTACGATTCGCACAGCGATGAAGAGATGCCAGCTGATGAAGACATGGATACGTAcagagacgacgacgacgacgacgaatcgGAAGAAACGCCGCCGGCCCAAGTGTCACCGCCTCAGCCGCCAATTATACAGCCacg TAAACAATTTAGCTTGGAATTAGAACGCGCTGAAGATATAGCTCTGATCGAAGAAAATTCCAACACTACCTGGACTCACTCGCCATGTTTATCCGAAGAGTTGCCCGATGTGTTTTCAGATACGAAGTTTTATAACGTCACAGTAATCAATCG GGTCAAACGGTTCGGTTTAGACAATCAAGTAATCGAGGCCTTGGAAGCTCAAGCTATTAATCATCCGAAACCCAATTTATACGAATACGAtagtaattattttcaagaacc agtGTTACCAATGAGGCAAATCGTTAGTCCTTCGTATTCGTGTAATACGCAAACCATCACTAGAATTCGTACTTCGCCCAGTAAACCAAACAGTTTAGAAGCTTGGATAACGACGATAGGATCGAGTGATTTAACCGATGTTTTAAAAGCCATCGATGAAGTAGAACCTACGCTTACGTCAGAAGAAAAG AGAAAGGAGCTTAATGGTCTAGAAGGATTACTGATTTCGCAAATTGTTTCTCAGTTGAGCAGTTTGAGCACATTGAATGACCCCGAAGTGACTAGGTGCTACAAGGCGCTATTTTCCCTGTTGATAAAG ATATTTTCATCGAGTTACGCGGAAAAAGTCGGCGAATCTAACCTACAACAGTTGTTAATGTTATTGATCGAATTGCTGATTGAGAAAAGACTGGAAAAAGCGGAAAGCTCGACCGTTTTTCAAAAAGCTGTTAATAATTTAGTACTTAGAATATTGGAGAAATCAGATCACACCGCAGTTATTTG TGCCTTATTAAGATTGTTATACGATTCGGTGTCTTCTTCGAATACCAATCAACATTATCAAGAATTAATCATGAAATGTACCTGGAAAACGTTGAAATACATACCGGAATGGGACACCGAATTAGAATACGATAAGATTTTAATCGAAGTTCACCGATTTTTAAAT GACTTCCCGTCGACTTGgtggaaaaaacaacaaaatgatACGCCTTTAAGAACGTATAAAACCATAGTTCACGCCATGGTCCAAACCAGAGGTATCGAAGTATTGAGTGTGATTAGTATTATTCCGGGTGTTACTCAACAGAGTGAACTTTTGCATTACGTTAATAAGTTATTAAGG CACATGAAATTAGATGAAAAGAAAGACGACATTCCCGATAAAACGAGGTATCACATACCGAGAGGTTTACACGAAGAATTgacgcaaattttgaaaaaaattggcgatCAGAATGAAACGCAACAG GGTTTAAGAATGCTTTACGAATTTAAGAAAAATCATCCCGAAATCAATATCAACAGCATTTTGGGTAAAAcgtcgaaatttttccaacaatacGTTACTCGAGGATTAGATTCGATTCAAGCTGAAAAAGAAGGCGATTTGTGCAATAATG GTTTGAAGACATCCGACGATAACGATAACGAAAACCCTTTCACCGTCAGCGGAATAGAAAAGGGAGCCGGAGAAAGCGTAGAAGCGCAAAACTACGctcataaattgaaattatatcaAATGCAAGTTGGCTGGGATCAGCAAAAGAAACCCGGCTCGGCTCCGTCCGTTAACGCGGAACAATCTTCGAATCTAATTCCAACCCTGAGAATAATGTCACCTCCGCAGAGATTATTCAGG GATGCCGACGGTGATGGTACAACGTCGCTGGAACAATTACAACGAAAACTCTCCGAAATCAGAACGGGAAAAGTGTGA